The Dama dama isolate Ldn47 chromosome X, ASM3311817v1, whole genome shotgun sequence nucleotide sequence TTTCCCCCTTGCTTACACCGCTCCAGCCACTGTAGTCTAGTCAGCTTCTCAAACCAGCCAGGCATTCTCTTGTCTCAGGGCTCTTGTACTTCCTGTTCTCTCTGACCAGAACCCACTTTGCCTATATAACTGTATGGCTTACTCTTCCTTATCCTGTAATCGTAAGTCAAATGTTAACCTTCTCAGTGAGGTACTCTTAGTcactctttttaaattgaaacaaTTTCCCCCATAAAACACACCCTTCTGTATCTCCTTTCTCCACTTTGTTTTTCATCACATCTTTTATCATTGTTTAATATTCTATGTAATTAACAGATATATAAGATCAatcaataataatatataataaatatataaaagagcTGTTCTGGTTGAATCCAGCAGGAGTTGGGTAGGCAGGAACTCTGCCCTCTCCAAAACCCAGATAATTAAGAGTTAACTACAGAGATACATTTGCAACTGAATGTTGGCCAAACCCTGGAAACAACATGAGTGAGATATTCTGGACTCAGGGAAGACAACTCATATCTTCCAAACTTTGTAAGACTACTATGTGTAAGAAGTAGATTTCATCTAGGTTGCAACCTGGGTCAGAACTAGAGCCAATGAGTATGAAGGGAGTATACACAGATAGGAGATCAATCAAGCAATTTGAAATTCTCAGATTGTCTCATGGAGTGGTGAGCTCCGCATCACTGGAGGTATACAGAAAGAGGCTGTGTACCTACCTGTCAGCTTCGCTATAAAGGAGATTGTGTACTGGGTTGGGGATTGGACCACACTACCTTGACAACCTTTGTAACTCTAAGATGCTAAGGCCAAAGATGTGGCCCACGGATGGAgggtaatttacatttttttttcagaactgaaGGGAGAATTTTCGGCCTTTGTTTCTGGAGTCCCAGAGGCAAATTCTTCTCTCAAAGGTCCATTCCATTCTAATTGAGATTCCATTTCCCAGAGATTACCTGATGCTGTGCTGATTAGAGGCCAGCCAGGGGTAAAGGGACTGATTCCCATGGCAACCAGGTTGAAAAAAACATACCATGTGGAGCATTGTCAGCAACAAGCTACGTTTGCattataaatagatatttaattCATTGAGATAGTTTGCTACGACTTTTGCattataaatagatatttaattCATTGAAATAGCTCTGACAGTAAGTAGGGAAGTTAAAACCCAAAGCCACTCTTTAAGTATTTCAGTTAATTGAcaactattttttccccttctaaatCATATAAAACTTGATTCTGTCAGTGAAAGAATGGTAAATGCGAATACTTTCAGAAAACCAACTAAAAGTCCAGTGTCacatgtttatatttgtttttcactgaaAGGTTGATCAAAATTTTCTGATTGCATGGATATCTGTTTGatacaggagacccggttcaCAAGATTTCACAAGAgtctttttctgtcatttttgcttCATCTTTGTCCTACTTTTCTAACTCAGAGGCTTCTATAAATTTCAGTCCTtggccctcttctcttttctttccgcCTCTCTTTCCCTTGGTGAAGAGCTAAAGCAATCAAGTGATCACTTGCTAACTTGCACAGCCCCACTGCTAGCCTTGACAATACACGACAATATCTAATGGTTAGAAAACAAAATCAGACCTGATCAAAGGAATTCTATCAGAAAAGCAAGGACCAAAAACAGGCCTCCCTCCACTGTTCAAAATGTACAGCTTGATTGAAGGTTAGGGATGGAGAGTTTGAAGGCAGTGAGTGGTGCTGGGCAAAAAGCAACAATTAGTTTTTGCTAAATTCATATGCAAAAACACTTTTGAAATGCAATTTTTATAAACACTATATGAAATTAGTATAAGTGACTAATATAATCTCATCAAATGGAAATCAGAATGAGATTTTGTACTTTTCGACATTCCAAACAGCTTAATACAAATTAGTCTATAGTACTCAGAGTATTTAATTCTGTAAGGATTAAGGGAAATGTGATGCATTTTTTTCATTAAGTTGCTGGGTAAATAAGCTTCCTGATGTAAGAATATGGGAGTTACTTTCTAAATTTTATACTAAGCAGGGTTAAATAACTCACTGTGTGCAGCACCCCTGGACATTGCTCTATTAAATAGTGATAGCTTAAAATTAAACAGTGTTGGGGGTAAGGAACTTTAGGGTCAGATTTGAAGGGATTACAACCTCCTCTAGGACCCACAGATCAATCCTTCTGAGGTCTTGAACAGGTTTAAGGAATTAGGGAAGCTCTTTTCCCCAATCCAAGCCTCCTAATGTGTACTAGATTTTCACCAGGGTGGCAAGTTGCATGCTGATGCAAGGAGAAAGATCAGGGGCTCAGAGTGTGAACTAGCCTCCACTTGGAGTCCTGGGAAGGAACACTGGGACAGGACATTGGGAGGTCCCCTGCCTGAAACCAACCACCGCCGCTGCTTACTCGCTCTCTGAGATTCCCCCCACCAGAAAAACACAGGGCTTTCTTTAGGGAGGGGCAAAGTATTCCATTTTTATCAATCATTTACATTTGAGAGTGAGTTAATGTACACCTGTGATTGGTGGGAAAGGCTCACAAAGCATACTTTCCCAATTTCCAAGTTCTGCAGTGGATTAATCCTAATGTTTGAAAGCAGATGTACTACAGACCTAGAAGTTCCACAGTGAAAGTATGTAACTGAAGTGTTTGCCCTCCTCAGGCTCAACTTGGAGAGAATattgccattcattcattcattcagtaatgaAATGGAGAATGAAGGGATGACAGGACATTCTGTTCATTAACCATGTCTGAAACCAAATTGGACATGTTGGAGCATTCCCTCCTCCCTGACCCTAACCTTGAGCTCATTTCTCTGTGTTAGCAACCCCCTGCTCTCTTACTGTGCCATGGGGGTCAGCTCCAATACACCATTTTTTGCTAAATCTTAAATAACAAACCAATGGAAAACTGCTGCCATAGTTTTTGCAGTTAAATAGTGAATACTCTTTTTATTCAgaagaatacatttttaatagattttcatGCACCAGTAAATCAGTACAGTGAGGAATTACAGGGGTGGGAAATCTCTCTTCAGAAAACCTCTCACCCTGGTAGAGCTCTCAGTTCCTAAAATCCCCTTGACCCATCTCAGGTGATTAGTGGCCAAGGAACAGTAGGTGGTGTGGACTCCCGGGGAAACCAGTCAGATTTGAAGGTCTCTGAGGAtaaaaaaagaggagaggaaagctCTTGTAAAGTAGGAGATGATTATATTGGGACTGGCTGCTCTACTGAAGTGCCCTGAGAGACTGATGAGGGAGAGTTGGTGTTGGTGCCCAGATCTCCTTCTTGGTTACACTCTTCCAGGGCTATGGTCTGGTCTCTTCCATCTGTTTCTGAGCCCCtgtgtagagaaagaaaaaaaaaaaaaaaaaaaaaacaggactaaGGGAGGATACAGAGCCATCAACTTGAAAACAGGCTGAGTTATGGGGCTCAGATGATAGAGGAGCATTTGGACCATTGTTTTCACAGAAGCCCTGGGTTCATAGCAGGAGGCTGACATGAGGCAATTACCTGGTTCGGAGTCGAGGCCACTTCTTCCACTCTATGGCTAGCACCACCCCCAAAGCTACAACCACCACCACGATCAGGGTACTTCGGACAATGTTCCCGACAGTGCACTCCTGAGCAGCAGGCCCTGTGATGATAAAGAGCAGAAACCTATGCCATAGAGTTTAGTGCACGTGTGTTCCCCTTGCTCGCTTGCTGCCCCTTCATCTGGCCTCCACTGGGGTTCACTTGGGAACCACATGTTGGGACAACAGATGGGGTGGTCAGAGGCAGTGCTTCTGCTGAGGCAGAAGCAGCCCTCCCTTGTGGGGTGGAAGACGCATTGAAAGTATCCTTTCAATTCACTATCTTTGAGTGGATCTGAGGTTCCACCTCCTTACCATCCCTAGGAGAAAAATGACCACACTTGAGGTCTCTGACTCCAAACCCCTCCCCTTCCATGTGTGGCCTGCCTCCATGGAGACTGTCTCCGGGGTCCCAGGTGTGTCAGGCCAGAATCATGGAGGGATTATCATCTCACCTGCTGCCCCCACCAGCTCCAGAGTATCACTAGGCTCTGACCAAATATCGGGGTAGGCCTGCAGACGGTAGCTGCAGCTATAGTTTCCAATGCCCTTTCCTTCTACATTATTGATGACAAAGTCTCCATCCTCTGAGAATTGTTGAGGTGCTTCTTCTCCATCATGTTCCAGGACAAATTCCACGCCTGGCAGGGGCCCTCTGCACTGAAGGGTGATGTCCTTCCCGAGCCTGAACACAGTGCTGGGCGAGGCTGATAAGGAGGGTTTAGGGGGCTTGTCTGCAACCAACCAGGATACAGTGTTAGAAATGGCCTCGAACCCAGCCCTTTACCTACTTAGGGATAACTACTAAAAAAACTACAAAAGCTAGAGTCTTACTGAAAGCCCCAAGACCTTACCAGTCACCCAGATCTCCAGGGAGTCACTGTGATTAGAAGCTGCAAGGGGAGCAGAATCCAAATAATACACACAGCTGTACATCCCAGAATCTTCACTGCTCACTGCTGGCATCCAGAAGTCAGCCCTGAACCCGCTTGGCCTCTGTTGCTTTAAAGGCTCTTGAATACCCTTCTTCAACAGGACAAATGTTGAGTCTGCCAGTTCCCCCTGACACTGAAGAGTCATGTTTTCTCCAGGGGCCACCATGGGACCAGGTTGGGCTAATAGGCTGGGTTTGGGGAgcaaacctagaagaaatgaactcTTGGTTCATAGAGAGGTGGCCACTTACCAGGGCATCACCCCTGAAGTCTCAGTAAAGAGAAGAGTTACTGCCTGCCTCTCCTTGAGTTCTTGGAAAACCATTTCCTGTGAACCATCTGCCAGCCCAATTCCCTCTTTTCTATACTCCCCTGCccactccagagcatcttcccctTACCTGTGACTATGAGTTCCAGGGTGTTGCTAGGCTGTATCTTGATGAGGCTTGTCCAGTCAGGGTGGTAGCAGCAGCTGTAACGACCTATGCTAGCACCAGATACGTTGGTGATGGGGAAGGCCCCATCATTACTGGTGGATCCCCAGAGCTGCACTGAAGTGGCTTCTACTTCTTTGTGGAGAATGTACCCTACTCCAGGTACTGGCCCTTGGCACCAGAGAGTAACATTCTGCCCCACGGGAACCACAGAACTGGGCTCAGCAAACAACCGTGGCTTGGGGAATGTGTCTAGGAAGAGACCAAAGATGGAAAGTGGTGAGTATGCAAACTGATCACTGAATTCACCCTTTATCTTTCTCCTTCCAGACACAACCGTTCCCCTCCCTGTCCTAGCCTAGCCTTCCAAGAGGGATTACCCTCCCTTACCCCTACTCCAGTTGCTTCTGTCCCAGTCCCATGTCTTGTCTGTCCTTACCAGTCACCCAGATCATAAGAGGCCTGCTGAGATATGATCCCCTGTTTGACATAGTGGTCTCATAGTAGACACAGCTGTAGTTCCCAGAGTCCTCCGCTCCAACAGTATGGAGGAGGAAGTCAGCCGAGTTCCCCGAGGCACTCCGGAACTGTAAGGGACCCGGGATTCCCTCCTGCAGGAGGGCAAACCTCATGTCCTGGAAAGCCCCTTGGCAACGCAGGGTCACATTCTTCCCAGGAAGAACCACGGGACCTGGCTGTGCCAGGAGAGTGGGTTTGGGGTAGAATTCTGAAATTAAAGAGAACACACATGAGAGAATCCTGCCTCACACATTCTGagcattggttttttttttttagtgttattaTAAGAAACAATATATGCTTATTGTAGAAGActagaaaatacacacaaaaaaactaatGAAGACAGTAAAATTCTACCACTCAAAGATGGCCATTTTTTGTACATGTTTCTGTATtacttcccatttatttttgtacatgccCATGTCATTTTAGCTATAACTATTTGTATCATTGGGCTTACTGTATACACAGTGGTGTAATTTagtatttttcactttatattgTAAACATTTTCCTATGATGTTAAACAGCCTTTGAGAACTATCACTtgtaatggctgcataatatgCAGTTGACACTTCAGGGTCTTTGCCCTTTCTCTGAGGGCCATCCAGCCCACCAATATCTGGTAGCCCAGCTAAAGAAAAAGTGGACCTTGGGCCTAAAGCTCAAGGCCAAGCTGCAAAAAGACTTCAGAAACAAGGCAACATGTGAAACATCCCCATCTGCctcatttctttccccagaaGTGGAttattttcctcctccttttcatctTCCCGTATAGTGATAATATAAGCATCTGCCTTACATGGACTGTTTACCACATGCAGGCACTGTCCTGAGCACATTCTTGGTGACTTTTAGAAAGGGCACCTCTTCCTCTCTCACTGAcatccctcctgcctcccctccgCCTGCATTTCCCCAGTCCTGACCTGTCACCACGAGTTCCACGAGGTCACTGGGCTCTGACCAGATTGCAAAGTCGTAATAGCGGCAGCTGTAATTCcctccatcaccaatgcccaccGAAATGATCAGAAAGTGGGCTGCACTGGCTCCCAGACTTGCCCAAGACCTGTCACTGGATGCTACTTCACTTCCATCTTTGTAAAGAATAAAGCTCATCTGCTGGTGGGGGGTGGAGCAATTGAAAGTCACCCGGGAACCAGGAGTAACCACAGGACTGGTCCATGTCTCAAAGAAGGGCTTGGGGTACATTTCTAGAAGGCAAAAAACCAAACATAACCAAAACCAAATCAATAGAAAGCAAGCTAGATAATATAGCAAATATTGGTTCCAGAAAGCAGCTTGGCTTCCTGTAGTATTTCATTCAGAAGAAGGTGCATTTAAAAATCCAGGCAAAACCACTTTGCAGATAGAATTTTCACAGGgacccccctcaccccacccctcacctcctCAAGCCTAATCCTCACTGTCAGCAGACTGAGCAATGGAAGCTAGCTAAAAGAGTGGGTAGTCACTGGGGCTCTGCTGATTCCGAGCCTCAGTTTGCCCATTGGGACAAGAAGGGGAAATGGTACCTGATCCACCTCCTTTGACTATTTGCTCTATAGCTAAAGGAGATAATTGatatgaaaataattagaaaaattaaatcacCCTCCACAAACCCCAGCTATTAATAACGATTATGGCTATTAATATCGTGCAGCCAGAGGCCCTGGCACTCCCAGCGCCACGCCTGCCTGGCTCTAAGATTGGACACAGGCTCCTAGGACCAACAGCAAAGTTCGCTGTGGGGAAAGGCGCGTCTGACCTGGAGCTTTgcttcccccctcctccctcacaCACCCCTTTCAGCTCTACCTTTTATGACAAGCTCCAGGGGCTCACTAGGCTCGGACCACTTGAAGGGGCGCTTTTCAGTGTGAGTTCGGCAGCTATAATTGCCTTCGTCTTTATCCTCCATTCTCCGGATTGTAAAGAAGCCTTCTCTCCCAACGGCACCAAGTCGCTGGACGGGGTCCTGCATTCCCTCCTTGTACAGAGCAAACCCCATGCCTGCCAGCCATCCTTTGCAGCGGATTTGCAGTTCCTGACCCCGAATTGGGGGGGACGCAGAAATGACAGGCTTGGGGAGGAtatctggaaaacaaaacaggGAGGACAAGGAGTCTGAAGTTAGGAGGTGCCCAGATGGGACACGAGCGGAGTCACTCGGTCAGCAAAACAGAGATCCATCCTGGCCGGGCCTTTGGCTCTTCCTGTCAGTCTCCTCTCaactctcttccccaccccctccccaatcTCAGTTCCCTCCTCTCCTACAGGCAGCAAAAGTCCCTTGGGCTCTGGATCTCTGAGCATTTCCCCATGCCTCGGAGCAGTGCTGGAGTCCCGGGGCACCAGGGATCATGCCGAGAGGACGCTCGGCCTTTTCTTACCTGTCCCCACCAGCTCAAGTGCCTCGCTGGGCTCAGACACAGCCATCTCCTCCCATGAATGGCAGTGGTAACTCCCGGTGTGAGCCTGGGTCAGGGCCCCAAGGGGGAAGGCAGCCCGGACCTGCTCGGAAGCCGGGCGAGTTGCGATCCACCCGGTGCCGTCCTTCAGCAACACAAACTCCTTAGTTGAACCAGAAGGGCTTCTGCACCAGAGGGTTAAGTTCTTCCACGGGGCCAGAGGGAAGTTGGTCTCTGCCCACAGCTCAGGCTTAGGGGTTGGCATGATTATTTCTAGAAACAGCAGAGTTAATGAAGCCATccttcctcccctgcccctccccctttccttgCCCTTGAATCCCCCTCCCCAGATCACACTGCCCACCTCCCCTTTCAACCCCAATCCAaactctttcctcctttctgcaGGTGCTGGGGAAAGAAGACGCTGATGTCTCAGCTGAGCctcagaaaaatgcaaaagctTGGGGGAAATTTTGCAGGCAGAAAAGCGGAGTTGGAGGCTGAATTTTGCCAGCAGCTTCAGCAAAGTGCCCCTTCCTGGCTGCCCTTCCCTCCCAACCAGTCACTCCCTGGCCACTGACACTGACACTGTAGTTATTTCGGATCTCCAGGGAGGAATGTCCCAGTCTGGAGCAGGAAAAactcaccagtctcttctgtcaaTACCCCAGTGCACAGTCCTGCAAAAGAAATTGCTGCCAGGGCtttgccccctcccccacaggaCTTCACCCCGGCCTTCTGCCCaggccccttccccacccccttgtACTCACCACAGCAGAGAAGAGCTGTGAGTATGAAGAGCATGGTGACCCCTTGAGCTGTTCCCAGCAACCAGGCTTCTCTAGCAAGACCAGAAAAGAGATGAGAGGAGTTGCTGGGATTAGGGGGAGGGCGGAGAGAAGGGGCGGCAATTTATGTCATTGGCTTACTTACCACCCAATAGGGATTGGATATGGCCAGAATAATGGGATATCATCTTTTCTGACATCGATGACTTTTCTCTTTGAGGGCCTCACCACCTACAGACCTCTTGCTCTTTCATGACCCAcgggcccccgcccctcccccctccccagacaATATCAAATGTCAGCTCCCCAAGGCCCCTGATTAGGCCGTTGCTGGAACTGAGATGTCAGATGTGAAAATACCTTTGTAACTCCAGCTCTCAGAACCCCTGGAGTTCAGTGTGATCGGAAGCTCTGGGTGATGGGTATGGGGCCAGAGGGAGAAATCTTGGGTGTTTCTCAGTCATCAAGTTTAAGTTTGGAAGCAGTGTTTATTATGGCACTATTGGTCCTCCAACCCACCTGCCTCACCCGCCTTTGTTGTGGAAGGGTTACCTAGGCAGCAACAGTGGGatctccctacccccaccccaatcATGACTAGAAATGTGCAGCAGCTTCAGGTCCTGTAGATTCAGATCCTATAGATTTAGCTTATATTAAGCCAAAATCTACCTGACAATTTTGACTTAGAAAACACCGACCTTCCTTCCTGGTCAGGACAACATGCTTTTCAAACTGTCTTCTCTGATATCTGGTTTCTGAACTCATTCTTTGATGCAGTGGTCCTGGGCTGAGGTGGGGGGCACTTGAAGCTACATTTTTTTCTAATCTCTGGCTTGAAGGCTATCACAGTGTATGTGGAACTCAGAACAGATTCTGTGAACCTGACCCCCACTGAAACGTTTGGAAAGCTCAAAAGGGGTAGTGGTTTTGCAGAAGGTTTAGGTGGCTCCCTTCCCATTACCCAAGCACTCTGTCCCTCAGATCTCAGAggagaacacagacacacacaatcaTAGTCATCATCCATTGTGTATTGAATACTTCCAGGCACACAAAGGCCTCTGCtcatggtgggggaggggtaCAGCCAGGATCAGAGAGTGGGGGAAAGTGGCATTCAGGAGCAGAAGCCCCCACCAAGCTAGGAGCTGTCATTTCTCATTTTTGGGCAGAATAGCCTGAGCACAAGGATATAGGGAtaagggagagaaggggatgacccaggagacacaaaataataaaagtaaacagCAGGAGAACCTGTTTGACTTGACACTTTATGGATCAGGGGAAGCAGTCTGATTCTTTGACCCAATCCATTCTCTCATCAGCTGCCCACCCAGGCTAAGGCTCTATTCTCAGAAGGCTCTGCACAGTGGTTGCGGGCCGAGTGGCAGAGACACTAGCTTCCATAGCAGCGAGGATGGACTACATGGCTTGTTGGCCCTTGAGAGCTGAGGTAAGGCTGAATAGTTGGGATGGGAGTTGGATAACATCCTGAGAGACAGGACAGTGTCGCTTCTTACAAAAAAAGTTCAGATGAAGTTAATGTGGAAGACATCGATCATCTGTGAGAGGCAAGGTGGCTTGGGAGGGAGATTTGGGCACCCTCCTGGGGGGGATAAGTGAATGAGGTTCTGAGGACTTCTTCAAGCCTCTGAGAAATTCGCATTTCTTTACCCTCTGGTAGGGAAGTTGACCCCTCcatgaaatgaaagagaaacgGCTGGAATGAGAAAGCCTTGTATCTTCATCCCTGAAGGTGGAGGATACAAAGGGTGTGCCCATGGGGCTTGTCTCAACTGGAGCACACCCCATTCCTGAACCTCTGGGGAGCCTGAACTCAGCTAGATTTAGGAGCAGGGCACTGGGATAAGACAGTTACCTGATTCTGAGTCTCCGACACTTCCACCTTATCCACAGCACTACGAACAGCAAGGCAACAAGCTGAATGATTAGAAATAACCTGATAGTTTCATTCAGAACGTGATTCCAGGTGAGAAAGCCTGTGACCAGAGAAGACCAGAAACAGGGACCTTGATGGGGACAGGGACAGATGAACACATTCATGGGGGAAAGGGGAATCTGGTTACTGCAGGTAAAGGGAAGTTGAAGCAAAAGTGACCTTTTACATGAAGAAAGGGACCCTTGAAAGTATCGTGCTCACTGCCTTTGAGTGATTGTGAGACCACCCCAGGAGAAAGATGCCCAAACCAGCCCCCGACTACCCTTTCCATATCCTGCTGGGCATTGCTCTGGGATCCCAGGGGTATCATGGCCAAAGTCATGGTGGGGGCACCTCTATGAAGAGTTTTCCTCTCACCTGCTGGCCCCATCAGCTTCAGAGGCTCACTGCGATGTGACCAGATGTTAGGGTGTGCCTCTATGCGATAGCTGCAACTGTAGGTCCCTGTGCCTTTCCCTTCAACATTACTGATGATGAAGTCTCCATCCACTGAGAATTTTTGGGATGCTGCTCTTTCTTCCCATTCCAGACAAAATTCAAGAACTGGATGAGGTACTCGGCACTGAAGGGTGATGGCTTTTCCTAACTTGAACACGGTGCTGGGCCAGGCTGACAGGGAGGGTTTGGGGGGCTTATCTGCAACCAATCCAGAGACCAGAGTTAGAACAAGTGACTTTGAACTCATTGCCTCCTCTCAACAAATGTTTCTCATCTCCTTAtttgggcttctctttttttctgctcTACTAGATCAGTGGCTTCAAAATTTGTGCATCAGAATTCCTTGGCCCATTACTTGATCCTCTAAAGACTTCTAGGCTCCTACCTTCAATCAGAAACTTAACAATACCTGTAGGTTTCCCTGGGTCTTAAGGAAACTAAGTTTTCTAGGAGTCCCATCAGGGCTTGTCCATGCCTAGAGGTAAGGTTTGAGTAACAGTACTGGGAGAGAAGTTCCCTAAAGTTTTGGAGAAAACCACCCTCCTAGTCTGGTTTTCTTTGGCTCATAAATCCAAAAGGGTACAGGGACACTAGCTCCTTCTAATAACACTggaatgaagataaaaataaagaatagttgTTAGCACTTGCCTACAACCACAAGCTCCACAGTGTTGTGCGATGTCATTCTGATGGAGGTCTTCCAGGAGAGGAGATAGTGGCAGCTATAGGTGCCAGCATCACTAGAGGTCACATTGTTGAGGAAGAATGACGTGTCATCATAGATACTGGTGGTATCCAAGAGTTGAAGTGGTTTGTCTTCTCCTTTCTTATAGAGTGCAAGCCCCACTCCATCCACTGGCCCTCGACACCACAGACTCACATTCTGACCCATTTGGACCACAGGACTGGGCTGAGCAAGTAGCCAGGTCTTGGGGAAAGTGTCTAGGATGAGACCCAAAATATCAAAGGCTAATAAGTCTGACTTACCCCTCCCACTAGTTAAGGCTTCTATCCTTTTCCTCCAGTCCACCCTTGGCAAATCCCACCCAAAGCCCAGTTATACAAATTCTGCTCCTTCCCCCACCATTAACCCTGGCTGCATGATGAAGTTCTCCAGTGGGCCCAAAGAGAGCCAAACACCCTTACCCCCCAACATAGGTCCCAGAGCACCCCCCTCTCTTACCAGTTACCCAGATTTTCAGGATATCACTGAGGAGTGAACCCCTGTATGATCCATCATAGTAAAAACAGAGGTAATGGCCAGCATCGTGGATTTTCAATGCCCGGAAGAAGAAATATGCCTCATTTTTTATTGGCCTCTTGAGGTAAAAGGACTTCTCCAAGTCTTCAAGCCTTATTAATGCAAAGGTCATTCCATAGATTGGCCCTTGGCACCTGAAATTAAGGCTTTCTCCCGGTGCCATGATGGGCCCAGGGTAGGCTGTCAGAGTTGGTTTGGGATAGAGTCCTAGAAAGCGAAGAGACCCTGAGTTAGAAGTAGGGTGATTCTTCCTCATCATattctggttttattttcctactttctttAGATAGCAAGTGGTAGCTGAAGTTTACCCTCTGCTCCCTCACTCTTCCCTGAATCTCTGCCTCTTCTAGAAGGTAACCAAGGGGAAGTTCACTTCCACTCCTTCCCTCTCACCAGACTCTATCACTGCACTGAGCTCTAACTATGTATAGGGGTATGTCTCAGTGGAGTGTCTACATTGTAATTCCCTCTATCTTTAGGTCTCTGAAATGCCAAATGTAGTTCTTCCAATCACCCAAGAAACCAAACTTCTGAAAATTACTTTGATTCCTTCTTCATAAAGCATGAATGTTACTGCAGTATTAAGGAT carries:
- the IGSF1 gene encoding immunoglobulin superfamily member 1 isoform X1, which produces MTLYRPGEGATMLRTFTLLLFCAVMPSQPELWIESNYPQAPWENITLWCKSPSQISSKFLLLKDKTQMTWIRPSQKTFQVSFPIGALTQANTGLYRCCYWKETGWSEPSKVLELEAPGQLPKPIFWIQTETSPLPGCNVNILCHGWLQDLVFMLFKEGYAEPVDYQVPTGRVAIFSIANMTPESEGVYICRTHIQMLPTLWSEPSNPLKLIVAGLYPKPTLTAYPGPIMAPGESLNFRCQGPIYGMTFALIRLEDLEKSFYLKRPIKNEAYFFFRALKIHDAGHYLCFYYDGSYRGSLLSDILKIWVTDTFPKTWLLAQPSPVVQMGQNVSLWCRGPVDGVGLALYKKGEDKPLQLLDTTSIYDDTSFFLNNVTSSDAGTYSCHYLLSWKTSIRMTSHNTVELVVVDKPPKPSLSAWPSTVFKLGKAITLQCRVPHPVLEFCLEWEERAASQKFSVDGDFIISNVEGKGTGTYSCSYRIEAHPNIWSHRSEPLKLMGPAGFLTWNHVLNETIRLFLIIQLVALLFVVLWIRWKCRRLRIREAWLLGTAQGVTMLFILTALLCCGLCTGVLTEETEIIMPTPKPELWAETNFPLAPWKNLTLWCRSPSGSTKEFVLLKDGTGWIATRPASEQVRAAFPLGALTQAHTGSYHCHSWEEMAVSEPSEALELVGTDILPKPVISASPPIRGQELQIRCKGWLAGMGFALYKEGMQDPVQRLGAVGREGFFTIRRMEDKDEGNYSCRTHTEKRPFKWSEPSEPLELVIKEMYPKPFFETWTSPVVTPGSRVTFNCSTPHQQMSFILYKDGSEVASSDRSWASLGASAAHFLIISVGIGDGGNYSCRYYDFAIWSEPSDLVELVVTEFYPKPTLLAQPGPVVLPGKNVTLRCQGAFQDMRFALLQEGIPGPLQFRSASGNSADFLLHTVGAEDSGNYSCVYYETTMSNRGSYLSRPLMIWVTDTFPKPRLFAEPSSVVPVGQNVTLWCQGPVPGVGYILHKEVEATSVQLWGSTSNDGAFPITNVSGASIGRYSCCYHPDWTSLIKIQPSNTLELIVTGLLPKPSLLAQPGPMVAPGENMTLQCQGELADSTFVLLKKGIQEPLKQQRPSGFRADFWMPAVSSEDSGMYSCVYYLDSAPLAASNHSDSLEIWVTDKPPKPSLSASPSTVFRLGKDITLQCRGPLPGVEFVLEHDGEEAPQQFSEDGDFVINNVEGKGIGNYSCSYRLQAYPDIWSEPSDTLELVGAAGPAAQECTVGNIVRSTLIVVVVVALGVVLAIEWKKWPRLRTRGSETDGRDQTIALEECNQEGDLGTNTNSPSSVSQGTSVEQPVPI